Proteins encoded together in one Benincasa hispida cultivar B227 chromosome 1, ASM972705v1, whole genome shotgun sequence window:
- the LOC120074672 gene encoding protein NOI4-like isoform X1 gives MLHSSLTPSNYWSSYLKFMSVVLTKQVLQDKGRPLPKFGEWDVNNPASAEGFTVIFSKARDEKKSNEAPGNTGAKNNTSRPEENYQYSPMKKWFCCF, from the exons ATGCTCCATTCATCGCTCACTCCTTCCAACT ATTGGAGTTCGTATTTGAAGTTCATGAGTGTAGTTCTGACTAAGCAAGTACTTCAG GATAAAGGTCGCCCCTTGCCGAAGTTCGGCGAGTGGGATGTCAACAACCCAGCCTCCGCTGAAGGATTTACGGTAATATTTAGCAAAGCTAGAGATGAGAAGAAGTCAAATGAGGCTCCTGGGAACACAGGAGCCAAAAACAATACATCCAGACCAGAAGAGAATTATCAATATTCTCCCATG AAAAAATGGTTTTGCTGTTTCTGA
- the LOC120074672 gene encoding protein NOI4-like isoform X2: MSVVLTKQVLQDKGRPLPKFGEWDVNNPASAEGFTVIFSKARDEKKSNEAPGNTGAKNNTSRPEENYQYSPMKKWFCCF; this comes from the exons ATGAGTGTAGTTCTGACTAAGCAAGTACTTCAG GATAAAGGTCGCCCCTTGCCGAAGTTCGGCGAGTGGGATGTCAACAACCCAGCCTCCGCTGAAGGATTTACGGTAATATTTAGCAAAGCTAGAGATGAGAAGAAGTCAAATGAGGCTCCTGGGAACACAGGAGCCAAAAACAATACATCCAGACCAGAAGAGAATTATCAATATTCTCCCATG AAAAAATGGTTTTGCTGTTTCTGA